The following proteins are encoded in a genomic region of Microcoleus sp. FACHB-68:
- the treS gene encoding maltose alpha-D-glucosyltransferase: MQNSILKDDALWFKNAIIYEVPVRAFADSNGDGIGDFRGLTEKLDYLQDLGVTALWLLPFFPSPLKDDGYDIADYTSVNPIYGTLEDFKDFLEAAHQRGIRVIIELIVNHTSDQHPWFQRARRSPKGSPERDFYVWSETPEKYQEARIIFQDFETSNWAWDPLAKAYYWHRFYSHQPDLNYDNPAVRQAVIEVLDFWLAMGVDGLRMDAVPYLYEREGTNCENLPETHVFLKQLRTHVDEKFPNRMLLAEANQWPEDAAQYYGAGDECHMNFHFPLMPRLFMSLRMEDSFPISDILHQTPAIPDNCQWGLFLRNHDELTLEMVSDEDRDYMYRVYAQDPEMRVNLGIRRRLAPLLGNDRRQIELLNSLLLSLPGTPVLYYGDEIGMGDNVYVGDRNGVRTPMQWSADRNAGFSRANPHKLYLPVIVESEYHYEAINVEAQRANPNSLWYSMKRLMATRKRFQALGKGTFELLHPENRKVLAFTRTYNGEHILVVANLSRFVQTVELDLSAFKGMEPVEIFGRTHFPSIGESPYFLSVGPYTFYWFTLQMQLSELQPAKPQAELPTLAVSGQWQNVFSQAQVKGTLESILANYLYNCRWFGGKARIVQSAHIGEVIPVSYKDLESQLVWLQVDYTQGDPQTYLLLLAYAEGEQAALIQAEMPQAVVARLQIQGKESAGILFDAVVDKHFLSFPLEAIAQNQVYKGKAGQLVATATDIFEQIKEGATNLEPTLIKGEQSNTSVIYGDRFILKLFRKLEEGINPDLEIGLFLGAKKRLQHFASIAGSLEYRRPKAEPMTVGILQEFILDTRSSWEYTLDSLRDYFDRVTVQQTEITEIPIPSGSLLDLQALEIPELAGQTIGSYLASAQLLGQRTAELHIALASDADNPDFAPEAFSTFYQRSIYQSARNLTGQVLLLLKNRLKSLPDESQKLAHTVLERQEQLMGRYQLVLNQKITAKRTRCHGDYHLGQVLYTGKDFIIIDFEGEPARSLSERRMKRSALRDVAGMLQSFNYAASMGLRNEVESGMIREENLPMMEQWAEFWYTWVSAAFLNSYLTVAGADSFLPKTKAELQVLLDAYVLEKVIYELGYELNNRPNWVHIPLRRILQLH, encoded by the coding sequence AGTGTCAACCCGATTTATGGCACCTTAGAAGACTTTAAAGACTTCTTAGAAGCAGCCCATCAGCGGGGCATCCGAGTCATTATCGAGTTAATTGTTAACCATACATCCGACCAGCATCCTTGGTTTCAGCGGGCGCGGAGATCACCCAAAGGCAGCCCGGAACGGGATTTTTATGTCTGGAGTGAGACCCCAGAAAAATACCAAGAAGCGCGGATTATTTTTCAGGATTTTGAGACTTCTAACTGGGCGTGGGACCCACTCGCCAAAGCTTACTACTGGCATCGCTTTTACTCACATCAGCCGGATTTAAACTACGATAATCCAGCCGTGCGCCAAGCGGTGATTGAGGTGCTTGATTTTTGGTTAGCGATGGGCGTAGATGGACTGCGAATGGATGCGGTGCCTTACCTGTACGAACGGGAGGGAACGAACTGCGAGAACCTGCCGGAAACTCACGTCTTTTTGAAACAGCTACGCACGCACGTAGACGAGAAATTTCCTAACCGAATGCTTCTCGCGGAGGCAAACCAATGGCCAGAGGATGCCGCACAATATTATGGCGCTGGGGACGAGTGCCACATGAACTTCCACTTTCCCCTGATGCCTCGTTTGTTTATGTCGCTGCGGATGGAAGATAGCTTCCCGATTTCGGATATCCTCCATCAGACGCCGGCGATTCCCGATAACTGCCAGTGGGGATTATTTCTTCGCAACCACGACGAACTCACCCTGGAAATGGTCAGCGATGAAGATCGCGACTATATGTATCGGGTTTACGCACAAGATCCGGAGATGCGCGTTAATTTAGGCATCCGCCGGCGCTTAGCACCCCTATTAGGAAATGATCGCCGGCAGATTGAATTGCTCAACAGTTTGCTGTTATCTCTGCCTGGTACGCCGGTGCTTTACTACGGCGATGAAATTGGCATGGGAGATAACGTGTATGTCGGGGATCGCAATGGCGTTCGCACACCGATGCAGTGGAGTGCCGATCGTAACGCCGGCTTCAGTCGCGCCAACCCGCACAAGCTTTATTTACCCGTGATTGTTGAGTCGGAATACCATTACGAGGCGATTAACGTTGAGGCGCAACGGGCGAACCCTAACTCGTTGTGGTATTCAATGAAACGCCTGATGGCAACCCGCAAGCGTTTTCAGGCATTAGGCAAAGGCACGTTTGAGTTATTGCACCCGGAGAACCGCAAAGTTCTCGCCTTTACGCGCACCTACAACGGCGAACACATTTTAGTGGTGGCGAATTTGTCCCGGTTTGTGCAAACCGTGGAATTAGATTTGTCTGCCTTTAAAGGCATGGAGCCGGTGGAAATTTTTGGTCGCACTCACTTCCCCAGTATTGGCGAGTCACCCTATTTCTTAAGTGTTGGGCCATACACGTTCTACTGGTTTACGCTTCAGATGCAACTGAGCGAACTACAGCCGGCCAAACCCCAAGCAGAACTGCCAACTTTGGCGGTCAGTGGTCAATGGCAAAACGTGTTTTCCCAAGCCCAGGTTAAAGGAACATTAGAGTCAATTCTGGCTAATTATCTGTATAACTGTCGCTGGTTTGGCGGTAAAGCCCGAATTGTGCAATCGGCCCATATCGGTGAAGTGATCCCCGTGTCCTACAAGGATCTGGAATCTCAGCTCGTTTGGTTGCAGGTTGACTACACCCAAGGCGACCCTCAAACCTATCTACTGCTTCTCGCCTACGCAGAAGGTGAGCAAGCGGCGCTGATCCAAGCAGAAATGCCTCAAGCCGTCGTGGCCCGTCTTCAGATACAAGGCAAAGAGTCTGCCGGCATACTCTTCGATGCCGTAGTCGATAAGCACTTCTTGAGCTTCCCCCTAGAGGCAATCGCTCAAAATCAAGTTTACAAAGGCAAGGCAGGGCAATTAGTTGCCACGGCGACAGATATCTTTGAGCAGATCAAAGAAGGTGCTACTAACCTGGAGCCGACTCTGATTAAGGGCGAACAGAGCAACACCTCTGTCATTTATGGGGATCGCTTTATCTTGAAACTCTTCCGCAAACTGGAAGAGGGGATCAACCCGGATCTAGAGATCGGGCTATTCCTAGGGGCGAAAAAACGCCTGCAACACTTTGCTTCCATCGCTGGATCGCTAGAGTATCGCCGGCCTAAAGCTGAACCGATGACTGTGGGGATATTACAAGAGTTCATCCTCGATACCCGCAGCAGTTGGGAGTACACCCTCGATAGTCTGCGCGACTACTTTGATCGCGTGACGGTGCAGCAGACGGAGATCACCGAGATTCCCATCCCCTCCGGATCTCTGCTAGATTTGCAGGCGCTGGAAATTCCAGAATTAGCCGGTCAAACCATTGGTTCTTACCTGGCAAGCGCTCAGCTTTTAGGGCAGCGCACCGCTGAACTGCATATCGCCCTCGCTTCCGATGCAGACAATCCCGATTTTGCCCCAGAAGCGTTTTCAACCTTCTACCAGCGCTCGATCTATCAATCTGCGCGTAACCTAACCGGCCAAGTTTTGCTGTTGTTGAAAAACCGGCTGAAATCCCTCCCCGACGAGTCCCAGAAGTTGGCACACACGGTTCTGGAACGCCAAGAGCAGCTAATGGGGCGCTATCAGTTAGTCCTCAACCAAAAAATTACAGCCAAGCGTACTCGCTGTCATGGGGACTACCATCTGGGGCAAGTGCTTTACACCGGCAAGGATTTTATCATCATTGACTTTGAAGGAGAGCCGGCTCGCAGTTTAAGTGAACGCCGCATGAAGCGATCAGCCCTGCGAGATGTGGCGGGAATGCTGCAATCTTTTAACTACGCGGCGAGTATGGGACTCCGCAATGAAGTCGAAAGCGGCATGATCCGTGAAGAAAATCTTCCGATGATGGAGCAATGGGCGGAGTTTTGGTACACCTGGGTAAGCGCGGCTTTCCTAAATAGCTATCTGACAGTTGCCGGCGCTGACTCTTTCTTGCCAAAAACAAAAGCCGAGTTGCAAGTGCTTTTAGATGCCTATGTTTTGGAGAAAGTCATCTACGAATTAGGCTACGAACTCAACAATCGCCCGAACTGGGTACATATCCCCCTGCGGCGCATTCTCCAACTGCATTAA